GCCTGCTCACGATGCCCCCCGACCCGTGCACCTGTGTCGCCCCACCTGCACGCTTCCTCCCAGCGCCGGCAACGACCGAACCATAGCGCGCGGCCGACGCGAGCCGGTTTGGGCGTTGAGGTGCAGATCAGTCCACGTCCACGTCCATGTCCGCGGGCAGGGGCGGCAGGCGGAGGTGGGCAAGGTCTGCGGGAGCCGGGCTGGTGTGGGGCCACAAGGGGGTGATGCCGGCCTCGGCCGCCGCGGGGGCATCGGTCAGGCGCATGCGCTCACGCAGCCTGCCGTAGAAGTCGGTCGGTCCGAGCCGCACGACGCGCAGGCGCTGCGGAGCCGCGTAGATGCCGATCCAGTCCCCGGGATCCAGGACGCCGCGCAACTGGCCGTCGACGCTCACCGCCGCGCGGCCGGAGTGCCCCAGGACGCGTAGGGCGACGGCCTCGTCGGGGGCGGCGACCACCGAGCGGTTGAAGGTCATGTGCGGGGCGACCGGGGTGAAGACGATGGCGTCGGCCGCGGGGGAGATGACAGGGCCGCCGGCGGCGAAGCTGTAGGCGGTGGATCCGGTGGGGGTGGCGACCAGGACGGCGTCGGCGGAGTAGGAGGCGAGGAGCCGGCCAGAGAGGTACACGCCGAGGGAGACCTGCCGGTCGCGGGCCAGTTTCTCCAGGACGATGTCGTTGAGTGCCGTCACGTTCAGGGCCACCCCCCAGTCCAGGGCGACGGCACACTCGGGACGTACCAGGGGAGGCGGGAGCGCGGGACCCCGGCCGTAGCGCAGGAGGGCTTCCATCCCCACAGGGAGCCCCAGCGGCCGGGACGCCCGCATCGTCAGCATCAGACGGGTCTCGATATCCACCTCGCCGCGGTGAACGGAGTCCAGCGCGCATTCCACGTCGTCGGCCGGGACTTCGGTCAGGAAGCCGAGGGTCCCCAGGTCGACACCGAGGACCAGCGCGTCGTTCTGCGCGGCCAGGCGGGCTCCGCGGAGGAAGGTGCCGTCCCCGCCGAGCGTGACGATCAGGTCGGGGCTGCCGGCGGCCTCGACCTCCTCCCGTGCATCCCGCCGTTGCTCGTCCTGGCTCCACACGTCGATGGCGACGCAGCCGACACCCTCGCGTACGCACCACTGCCGGACGACGTCGGCGGCCGTCACGGCGTCAGGGCGCCCTCCGTGGACGACGATGCCCACCCGTTGCACGCTCATGCAGCCTCCTCTCCCTCTGGGCTCCCGGTTCGCGCCTCGGCACGGGAACACCCGGCCGGGACGGCTGCGCGCGTCCCGGCAACCGACCGGATGACACGGGGCACCGTGACCGCCCCCCTCAACAGTGCCCCGTTTGGGGGTATCTGTGCGCATTCACATGGCATCTTAACGGGGCGACATGATCTCCACGGGTGTGCCGAACCGTTCTCGCGAACAGGGTTCCCCGGCCCGCCCCTGAAGGGCGAGATCGACATCCCTGCGCCCCGTCGCCTCGGCGGCCGGCCCTCACCCGCACAAGGCGGCGTCGACGGCGGCCAGGACATCGGCGGGGCCCTGTTTGACGGGCGCCTGGTCGGCGGTGGCGGCGATCGTGACGGCGCGGCCGTCATCGGTGACACCGGTGCGCGTGTTGTAGCCGGGGATGTCACCGCCATGGCCCCACATCAGCCCGCCGCAGCTCAGCGGGGTGCTGACCACGCCCAGCCCGTACCGGGCACCGGGCCACAGACCGGCGGGGACGGTGGTGCGCATCTGGGCGAGCTGCGCGGGTTCGAGGAGCTTGCCGGCGGAGAGGGCGGAGAAGAAGCGGCTCAGGTCGCCCGGGGTGGAGACCACCTGTCCGGCGGCCCAGGCCCAGGAGGGGTCCATCTCCGTGATGTTCTTCAGCGGCGCTCCGGGCTTCGTCGCGTAGTAGCCCTCTGGATGGGCTTCCCGGATGCCCTCCTCGCCCACGCCGGGGAAGTAGGTGTGGCGCAGCCCGATGCGGTCGATGACCCGGTGGGTGATCTGCTCGGCCAGCGGGCGGCCGGTGACCTTCTCGATGAGCAGACCGGCCAGGAGGTAGTTGGTGTTGCTGTACTCCCAGTCGGCCCCCGGAGCGAACCTCGCCTTGTGTGCCAGCGCCAGGTCGAGCAGGGCGCGGGGCTGGACGTAGGTGTGGCGCTCCTTGCCGACGAGGTCTCCGGTGAAGTCGGTGTAGTTGGGCAGTCCGCTGGTGTGCTGGAGCAGCTGACGTACCGTGATGCGACGACCGTCGATGCCCTCGCCCCGCACCAGGTGCGGCAGGTACTCCTCGATGGGGGCGTCGAGAGCGACCTTGCCTTCGCCGACCAGTTGCAGGACGACCGTGGCGGTGAAGGTCTTGGTGTTGCTCCCCGCCCGTACCTGCCCGTCGGCCGGCACCTTCGCCCCGGTCCTCAAGTCCGCGACACCGGCGGTGTAGTGATGGGTGCGCCCGTGACGGTCGACGGCGGCGGCCAGGGCAGCCGGGTACCTGTCGTTGTGGACCAGACGGTCCAGACCGCGCTGCACGACGTCACCGGAGTCGCGTGCCTGTGCCGCTGACGTCGTCAGAGTGGCGCCCACGGCCAGCGCGGCAGCCGTCACGACCGCCGTCGTGATCAACCGCCGTGGCCTGGGCGACGACGTGCGAACTCGCCGCAGTTGAGGAGAACGATCGGGCATGGAAACCCTCCTGGTACGCCCTGCGAGGCATGACGGAAATCCGGACTCGTTCAGCCTGCGTGCTCGATCTCCCCCTCATCGATCCGGGCAGCGGGCCCATGCAAAGTAGGGATAACCCCCGGCACTTGGGCAGCCGGCACGCACATCACGCGCCCGGTCCGCATCGACGTCGCCGGCTGC
This Streptomyces decoyicus DNA region includes the following protein-coding sequences:
- a CDS encoding NAD(+)/NADH kinase, which gives rise to MSVQRVGIVVHGGRPDAVTAADVVRQWCVREGVGCVAIDVWSQDEQRRDAREEVEAAGSPDLIVTLGGDGTFLRGARLAAQNDALVLGVDLGTLGFLTEVPADDVECALDSVHRGEVDIETRLMLTMRASRPLGLPVGMEALLRYGRGPALPPPLVRPECAVALDWGVALNVTALNDIVLEKLARDRQVSLGVYLSGRLLASYSADAVLVATPTGSTAYSFAAGGPVISPAADAIVFTPVAPHMTFNRSVVAAPDEAVALRVLGHSGRAAVSVDGQLRGVLDPGDWIGIYAAPQRLRVVRLGPTDFYGRLRERMRLTDAPAAAEAGITPLWPHTSPAPADLAHLRLPPLPADMDVDVD
- a CDS encoding serine hydrolase domain-containing protein, producing the protein MPDRSPQLRRVRTSSPRPRRLITTAVVTAAALAVGATLTTSAAQARDSGDVVQRGLDRLVHNDRYPAALAAAVDRHGRTHHYTAGVADLRTGAKVPADGQVRAGSNTKTFTATVVLQLVGEGKVALDAPIEEYLPHLVRGEGIDGRRITVRQLLQHTSGLPNYTDFTGDLVGKERHTYVQPRALLDLALAHKARFAPGADWEYSNTNYLLAGLLIEKVTGRPLAEQITHRVIDRIGLRHTYFPGVGEEGIREAHPEGYYATKPGAPLKNITEMDPSWAWAAGQVVSTPGDLSRFFSALSAGKLLEPAQLAQMRTTVPAGLWPGARYGLGVVSTPLSCGGLMWGHGGDIPGYNTRTGVTDDGRAVTIAATADQAPVKQGPADVLAAVDAALCG